In a genomic window of Oncorhynchus masou masou isolate Uvic2021 unplaced genomic scaffold, UVic_Omas_1.1 unplaced_scaffold_1355, whole genome shotgun sequence:
- the LOC135530496 gene encoding deleted in malignant brain tumors 1 protein-like, with the protein MIPSGLQSCVCDTRLPPSGHKRNCPVNSVRLVDGAGLCSGRVEVKSNQSWASVCEADFDQQDAEVVCRDLGCGALAALQGGLYGEGEGQTWDKEFQCKGKESLLLDCDTSDRENNTCLPGNAVGLTCSVRLLSLSFLFSEPDDVRLVGGGSRCAGGVEWYDQGEWRTVGADDWNQRDVAAVVCRQLGCGSTVSGLPGNTTGGTRFSCSGSESSLRECRRTYDLRPGLTVICSDLLVQPDIFLTDPMGGVSRGHQGPEMFRGYNFTITCSTQPQYPGSSFLLTFTGSNRTQTQPAVNHSAAFLFPAADDSHQGNYRCVYENDVFSHNFSSESELLSLTITGN; encoded by the exons ATGATTCCTTCTGGTCTCCAGTCCTGCGTCTGTGACACCAGATTACCACCTAGTGGCCATAAGAGGAactgtcctgtca ACTCTGTGCGTCTTGTGGATGGAGCTGGTCTCTGCTCTGGGAGAGTGGAGGTGAAGTCCAATCAGTCCTGGGCCTCAGTGTGTGAAGCTGACTTTGACCAGCAGGATGCAGAGGTAGTCTGTAGGGATCTTGGCTGTGGGGCTCTTGCAGCTCTACAGGGGGGGCTCTATGGAGAAGGTGAGGGTCAGACCTGGGATAAAGAGTTCCAGTGTAAAGGCAAAGAGTCCCTTCTCCTGGACTGTGACacctcagacagagagaacaacaccTGCCTACCTGGTAATGCTGTTGGACTCACCTGCTCAG TAagattactgtctctctcttttcttttctcagAGCCTGATGAtgtgaggctggtgggaggaggcaGTCGCTGTgctggtggagtggagtggtacgACCAGGGAGAGTGGAGGACTGTGGGAGCTGATGACTGGAACCAGAGGGATGTAGCtgcagtagtgtgtagacagctGGGTTGTGGCTCCACTGTTTCAGGACTACCTGGAAACACCACTGGAGGGACTAGATTTTCCTGTTCTGGGTCTGAGTCTTCACTGAGGGAGTGTAGAAGAACATATGATCTCCGTCCTGGACTCACAGTGATCTGCTCAG ATCTCCTGGTCCAGCCTGATATCTTCCTGACTGACCCAATGGGAGGGGTCTCCAGGGGCCACCAGGGGCCCGAGATGTTCAGGGGCTACAACTTCACCATCACCTGCTCCACTCAGCCACAGTACCCAGGAAGCTCCTTCCTCCTCACGTTCACCGGCTCCAACAGAACCCAGACCCAGCCAGCTGTCAATCACTCTGCTGCCTTCCTCTTCCCTGCTGCAGATGACTCCCACCAAGGGAACTACAGATGTGTTTATGAGAATGATGTTTTCTCTCACAACTTCTCCTCTGAGAGTGAgctcctctccctcaccatcacaggtaactga